A single genomic interval of Camelina sativa cultivar DH55 chromosome 11, Cs, whole genome shotgun sequence harbors:
- the LOC104722427 gene encoding uncharacterized protein LOC104722427 encodes MIRVMVWKSHTVASYCLVALLVLTLAGSVKNSHGGGSGAAAGWGRNCEVWRGKQMMERPCEELYIVGEGETLHSISEKCGDPFIVERNPHIHDPDDVFPGLLIKLHINLPE; translated from the coding sequence ATGATAAGAGTAATGGTGTGGAAGTCACACACAGTGGCGAGTTACTGTCTGGTGGCACTGCTGGTCCTAACACTGGCGGGGTCGGTTAAAAACAGCCACGGAGGAGGTAGCGGAGCAGCGGCGGGGTGGGGAAGAAACTGTGAGGTTTGGAGAGGGAAGCAAATGATGGAGAGGCCATGTGAGGAGTTATACATAGTAGGGGAAGGTGAGACGCTTCACAGCATCAGCGAAAAGTGCGGCGACCCGTTTATCGTGGAGCGTAACCCGCATATCCATGACCCGGATGATGTCTTCCCGGGTCTCCTCATTAAACTTCACATTAACCTCCCTGAATAA
- the LOC104727759 gene encoding uncharacterized protein LOC104727759: MGKEWHKGGRSICSSKSKEKSNEASGCITALYHFFHSHHFYFPSRHHHHQPSIDSPSRNPKGLVAPRNSLDLTEESPLSTNYKLEKEILNIHVGGKKSTLRALLIDKSSSNCNSPRIKTPGPNVVARLMGLDLLPDNFDLNRSPRVGVRGHRLSGNGSGTRSLPVSPRISSDSDHRRLSLQLNIENTKHDEEFARKRLKELKQDGGSRSPRRSRKQIKQSTPTIRNFGMDITNLLENTRAGAAQNKIEYSRLSHKENTTSTNPTLVLRQDHISQKRPTKVTLKENLKGIKESELSPHPTPKTRNKQRTAFKNISTHVKSDSCDLLGKKKCKKISKSNDTSVNISVASSAFSVTERPLKQMHRDEEPERNTDATICSVQMYKYEKKLNQEPPRFNFYDSTTISATLTNPGGTVAEMKKLKEEEERVVAEIERHIVDALVHETVETMSFLDLNANAIRCVERRQDLLAAILKQRLRFNPNNVRFTSR; this comes from the exons ATGGGAAAAGAATGGCACAAGGGAGGAAGATCCATTTGTTCCTCTAAAAGCAAGGAAAAATCCAATGAAGCTAGTGGCTGCATCACTGCTCTTTACCACTTTTTTCATTCCCACCATTTTTACTTTCCTTCAcgtcatcatcaccaccagccTAGTATTGATTCTCCTTCCAGAAATCCTAAAG GATTGGTGGCGCCACGAAACAGCTTGGACTTAACAGAGGAGTCTCCATTATCAACAAACTACAAGCTGGAAAAAGAAATCTTGAACATTCAT GTGGGCGGGAAGAAGTCAACACTTAGAGCACTTCTCATTGACAAATCCTCTAGTAACTGCAACTCACCTCGCATCAAGACACCAGGTCCAAACGTGGTGGCTAGACTCATGGGTCTTGATCTTCTTCCAGATAACTTCGACCTTAATAGATCACCAAGGGTTGGAGTAAGAGGACATAGACTCTCCGGGAATGGCTCAGGGACAAGATCATTACCTGTAAGCCCTAGGATCTCCTCTGATTCTGACCATCGTCGCCTCTCTCTTCAGCTAAACATAGAGAATACTAAGCATGATGAAGAGTTTGCACGTAAGAGGTTGAAAGAGTTGAAACAAGATGGGGGAAGTCGAAGTCCCAGACGTAGTAGGAAGCAGATAAAACAGAGTACACCCACCATCAGAAATTTTGGTATGGATATAACAAACTTGCTTGAGAACACAAGGGCAGGAGCAGCACAAAACAAGATCGAGTATAGCAGGCTTTCACATAAAGAGAACACAACAAGCACTAATCCCACATTAGTGTTAAGACAAGATCACATCTCTCAGAAACGACCAACAAAGGTGACCCTCAAGGAGAACTTGAAAGGAATAAAAGAATCAGAACTATCTCCTCATCCAACACCCAAAACTCGAAATAAGCAGAGGACGGCCTTCAAGAATATATCAACACACGTGAAATCTGATAGCTGTGATCTTTTAGGGAAGAAGAAATGCaagaaaatctcaaaatcaaatgATACTAGTGTCAACATCTCTGTAGCATCATCAGCTTTCTCTGTTACAGAACGTCCTCTGAAACAG ATGCATAGAGATGAAGAACCAGAGCGGAATACAGATGCGACGATATGCTCTGTTCAGATGTACAAATACGAGAAGAAGCTCAATCAAGAACCGCCAAGATTCAATTTTTACGACTCGACCACCATTTCTGCCACCTTAACCAACCCAGGAGGAACCGTTGCGGAGATGAAGAAACttaaagaggaagaggaaaggGTCGTCGCAGAGATTGAGAGGCATATCGTAGACGCCCTCGTGCATGAAACGGTGGAAACGATGTCGTTTCTCGATTTAAACGCAAACGCTATTAGATGTGTGGAACGCCGTCAGGACTTGTTGGCGGCTATTCTAAAACAGCGTCTGCGTTTTAACCCTAACAATGTGCGTTTTACATCTCGCTAA
- the LOC104722426 gene encoding LOW QUALITY PROTEIN: nudix hydrolase 10-like (The sequence of the model RefSeq protein was modified relative to this genomic sequence to represent the inferred CDS: substituted 2 bases at 2 genomic stop codons), which yields MTDQEAALINGVEQKICEVLPFVDDDYGGVIVEMKTPMDNKSFVAALKYSFAQWRLQGKKGVWLNLPLSHVNLVEPAVKEGFRYHHAELTYLMLVYWIPEAESTNXKNXRQILVVQEKYGTLCGTGVWKIPTGVVDEGEDIFAAAIREVKEETGIDTEFVEILAFCQTHESFFAKSDLFFVCLLRPTSFDIQKQDLEIEAAQWMRFEDSACQPITQKNDLFKAIHRICSMKMEKSYTGFSTKRITSFFVDKLGYLYSNKLEDMNNPIS from the exons ATGACAGACCAAGAGGCTGCTCTTATTAATGGAGTAGAACAAAAGATCTGTGAGGTACTTCCGTTTGTGGATGATGACTACGGAGGAGTGATTGTGGAGATGAAAACTCCTATGGATAATAAGTCTTTCGTTGCAGCGTTAAAATACTCATTCGCGCAGTGGCGTTTACAG GGTAAAAAGGGAGTATGGTTAAACTTGCCTCTCTCACATGTAAACCTTGTGGAACCCGCGGTTAAG GAAGGTTTCCGGTACCACCACGCTGAGCTAACTTACCTGATGCTAGTTTACTGGATTCCCGAAGCCGAGAGTACT aattaaaaaaactagagGCAGATTCTTGTTGTGCAGGAAAAATACGGTACATTATGCGGAACAGGTGTCTGGAAAATCCCAACAGGAGTTGTTGACGAG GGTGAGGATATTTTCGCAGCAGCCATTagagaagtgaaagaagaaacagGC ATCGACACAGAGTTTGTGGAGATTCTAGCTTTCTG TCAAACCCATGAGTCATTTTTTGCCAAATCAGATTTATTCTTCGTTTGTCTCCTGCGACCTACCTCCTTCGATATTCAAAAGCAGGATTTAGAGATCGAAGCAGCTCAA TGGATGCGGTTCGAGGACTCTGCCTGTCAGCCTATCACACAAAAGAACGATCTCTTCAAAGCTATTCACCGCATTTGCTCAATGAAAATGGAAAAGAGCTACACTGGTTTTTCCACAAAACGTATTACATCTTTCTTTGTCGACAAGTTAGGTTATCTCTACTCGAATAAACTAGAAGATATGAACAATCCTATTTCTTAA
- the LOC104727758 gene encoding MADS-box protein AGL71-like — protein MLRGKIEIKRIENVTSRQVTFSKRRKGLLKKAHELSVLCDAQVAAIVFSQNGRLYDFASSDMKKIMERYEIYRREAFGEERLRKEQYVQELKKEMAVMMHKIEHLQLHCRKVMGQDLDLCSVEELKELTIQIEKSLTIVRSRKAKLNEDRIAKLKAEIAGGKCVLNERSRLQQMFEEKPLWMQPRSLESEKSAASCGCGNMNISDVKTDLFIGLPES, from the exons ATGCTGAGGGGAAAGATCGAAATCAAAAGAATCGAGAACGTGACCAGCAGACAAGTCACGTTCTCCAAGCGTAGGAAAGGTCTCTTGAAGAAAGCTCATGAGCTTTCAGTTTTGTGCGATGCTCAAGTCGCCGCCATTGTCTTTTCTCAGAACGGAAGATTATATGATTTCGCTAGCTCTGA CATGAAGAAGATAATGGAACGATATGAGATATATAGGAGAGAGGCTTTTGGGGAAGAGAGACTCCGAAAAGAGCAATATGTGCAGGAGCTCAAGAAGGAAATGGCAGTAATGATGCACAAGATTGAACATCTTCAACTTCACTGCCG GAAGGTGATGGGGCAAGATTTAGACTTGTGTTCGGTGGAGGAACTCAAGGAGCTAACCATCCAAATTGAGAAAAGCCTTACTATTGTAAGATCAAGAAAG GCTAAGTTAAATGAAGACAGGATAGCGAAACTAAAAGCTGAG ATTGCAGGAGGGAAATGTGTCTTGAACGAGAGAAGTAGGCTGCAACAAATg TTTGAAGAAAAGCCCTTGTGGATGCAGCCGAGAAGCCTAGAGAGTGAGAAGAGTGCAGCTTCTTGTGGTTGTGGAAACATGAACATATCGGATGTCAAAACTGATTTGTTCATTGGATTGCCTGAAAGCTGA